The Aggregicoccus sp. 17bor-14 genome includes a region encoding these proteins:
- a CDS encoding ABC transporter permease, which translates to MTPEQAEPRAVPKEPNPFVSTVEGIGKGLIGMVTDLGGLATMGFQVARWSFRRPFRAQNFFAQLDFVGVGSIFIVALTGLFTGMVFAQQSSRAFELFDAESLVGPTVALTITRELAAVFSALMVTMRAGSAMCTELGTMRVTEQVDALETMAVNPVQYLLVPRVFAGLTMVPVLTMIFDTAGLSGAYFVAVVVKGISAGTFLARTRQWLEAADIFEGLIKGALFGLTVALICCYKGFNASGGAKGVGQATTEAMVSSALSIFILDFVVGVVLHG; encoded by the coding sequence ATGACTCCCGAGCAAGCAGAGCCCCGCGCCGTTCCCAAGGAACCCAACCCGTTCGTCTCCACCGTGGAGGGGATCGGCAAGGGCCTCATCGGCATGGTGACGGACCTGGGCGGCCTCGCCACGATGGGCTTCCAGGTGGCGCGCTGGAGCTTCCGCCGCCCCTTCCGCGCCCAGAACTTCTTCGCCCAGCTGGACTTCGTGGGCGTGGGCTCCATCTTCATCGTGGCGCTCACCGGCCTGTTCACCGGCATGGTGTTCGCCCAGCAGTCCAGCCGCGCCTTCGAGCTCTTCGACGCGGAGAGCCTGGTGGGCCCCACCGTGGCGCTCACCATCACGCGCGAGCTCGCGGCGGTGTTCAGCGCGCTGATGGTCACCATGCGCGCGGGCAGCGCCATGTGCACGGAGCTCGGCACCATGCGCGTGACGGAGCAGGTGGACGCGCTGGAGACCATGGCGGTGAACCCGGTGCAGTACCTGCTGGTGCCGCGCGTGTTCGCCGGGCTGACCATGGTGCCGGTGCTCACCATGATCTTCGACACCGCGGGCCTGAGCGGCGCCTACTTCGTGGCGGTGGTGGTGAAGGGCATCTCGGCGGGCACCTTCCTCGCGCGCACGCGGCAGTGGCTCGAGGCGGCGGACATCTTCGAGGGCCTCATCAAGGGCGCCCTGTTCGGGCTCACCGTGGCGCTCATCTGCTGCTACAAGGGCTTCAACGCCTCGGGCGGCGCCAAGGGCGTGGGCCAGGCGACCACCGAGGCCATGGTGTCCAGCGCCCTGAGCATCTTCATCCTCGACTTCGTGGTCGGCGTGGTGCTGCACGGATGA
- a CDS encoding ABC transporter ATP-binding protein yields MIQVVDLHKAFGESHVLQGIDLQIPAGSTCVILGGSGSGKTVLMKHMIGLLKPDSGQMIIDGEDIVPMGVDALERVRRKFGMVFQAAALFDSMNVYENVAFPLREHRRKMPEEQVRETVRAKLALMGLNNVEQKFPADLSGGMRKRVGLARAIVLDPKIVLYDEPTTGLDPITTDYVDEMILAAKRELGVTSVVISHDIASAFNVADQIAFLHKGHIVARGTPEQMRENDHPAVKVFLQTWFGKN; encoded by the coding sequence ATGATCCAGGTGGTGGACCTGCACAAGGCCTTCGGGGAGTCGCACGTGTTGCAGGGGATCGACCTGCAGATCCCCGCCGGCTCCACCTGCGTCATCCTGGGTGGCTCGGGCTCGGGCAAGACCGTTCTGATGAAGCACATGATCGGCCTGCTCAAGCCGGACTCCGGCCAGATGATCATCGACGGCGAGGACATCGTGCCCATGGGGGTGGATGCGCTGGAGCGCGTGCGCCGCAAGTTCGGCATGGTGTTCCAGGCCGCCGCGCTCTTCGACTCGATGAACGTCTACGAGAACGTGGCGTTCCCGCTGCGCGAGCACCGGCGCAAGATGCCCGAGGAGCAGGTGCGCGAGACGGTGCGCGCGAAGCTCGCCCTCATGGGCCTCAACAACGTGGAGCAGAAGTTCCCGGCGGACCTGTCCGGCGGCATGCGCAAGCGCGTGGGGCTCGCGCGCGCCATCGTGCTGGACCCGAAGATCGTCCTCTACGACGAGCCCACCACCGGCCTGGACCCCATCACCACCGACTACGTGGACGAGATGATCCTCGCCGCCAAGCGCGAGCTGGGCGTCACCAGCGTGGTCATCTCCCACGACATCGCGAGCGCCTTCAACGTGGCGGACCAGATCGCCTTCCTCCACAAAGGCCACATCGTGGCGCGCGGCACCCCCGAGCAGATGCGCGAGAACGACCACCCTGCGGTGAAGGTCTTCCTGCAGACCTGGTTCGGGAAGAACTGA
- a CDS encoding MlaD family protein — translation MKKLVTPFRVGLLVITAGAFLFTFLTFVRKGGLGDKDSISVYAYFRDASGIGPKSRVQIAGIPVGEVTDIVLQGTRAKVTMRIRHEVDLHEDASLTKRSESLLGDYLLDLNPGTDAAPRMPDGGQIRRVIDTQGMEAVFESLGQITADIQQVTRALRDTLGGDKGQGSLERIVENMVQLSETVDVSSRASAERIEAILRNFESVSQDVRNLTHGNQDDLNRIVANIEVITRDTRDVLSTVKGIVGAGGEGDLKEGVASLKQTLNRLDHTLDNLEAISTNVREGKGTVGTLLSDEGLGNKLNETVRDVSIYLDRLTQLQTEVGIRSEYLLTQGRTKNALSLRLIPKPDKYYLLEVVDDPRGKVETEVVQSNPPSAGDPVVQTRTITKETFKISAQFAKRFYFATLRFGIIESTGGVGADLHFLKDTLHLQMDAFNFSVAELRYPRVRTTLRAQAFDHLFVSAGVDDLLNAPQRDLTTQRLIAGRDFFFGGGLFFTDDDLKALLPSAPKP, via the coding sequence GTGAAGAAGCTCGTCACACCCTTTCGTGTAGGCCTGCTGGTCATCACGGCCGGCGCCTTCCTCTTCACCTTCCTCACCTTCGTGCGCAAGGGAGGCCTGGGGGACAAGGACTCCATCTCCGTGTACGCGTACTTCCGGGACGCGTCCGGCATCGGGCCCAAGAGCCGCGTGCAGATCGCCGGCATCCCGGTGGGCGAGGTGACGGACATCGTGCTGCAGGGCACGCGCGCCAAGGTCACGATGCGCATCCGCCACGAGGTGGACCTGCACGAGGACGCCTCGCTGACCAAGCGCTCCGAGTCCCTGCTGGGCGACTACCTGCTGGACCTGAACCCCGGCACCGACGCCGCGCCGCGGATGCCCGACGGCGGGCAGATCCGCCGCGTCATCGACACCCAGGGCATGGAGGCGGTGTTCGAGTCGCTGGGGCAGATCACCGCGGACATCCAGCAGGTGACGCGCGCGCTGCGCGACACGCTGGGCGGAGACAAGGGCCAGGGCTCGCTCGAGCGCATCGTGGAGAACATGGTGCAGCTGTCGGAGACGGTGGACGTCTCCTCGCGCGCGAGCGCCGAGCGCATCGAGGCCATCTTGCGCAACTTCGAGAGCGTGAGCCAGGACGTGCGCAACCTCACGCACGGCAACCAGGACGACCTCAACCGCATCGTCGCGAACATCGAGGTCATCACCCGCGACACCCGCGACGTGCTGAGCACGGTGAAGGGCATCGTGGGAGCGGGCGGGGAGGGTGACCTCAAGGAGGGCGTGGCCAGCCTCAAGCAGACGCTCAACCGGCTGGATCACACGCTGGACAACCTGGAGGCCATCAGCACCAACGTGCGCGAGGGCAAGGGCACCGTGGGCACGCTGCTGTCCGACGAGGGCCTGGGCAACAAGCTCAACGAGACCGTGCGCGACGTGTCCATCTACCTGGACCGCCTCACCCAGCTGCAGACCGAGGTGGGCATCCGCAGCGAGTACCTGCTCACGCAGGGGCGCACCAAGAACGCGCTCTCGCTGCGCCTCATCCCCAAGCCGGACAAGTACTACCTGCTCGAGGTGGTGGACGACCCGCGCGGCAAGGTGGAGACCGAGGTGGTGCAGTCCAACCCGCCCAGCGCGGGCGACCCCGTGGTGCAGACGCGCACCATCACCAAGGAGACCTTCAAGATCAGCGCGCAGTTCGCCAAGCGCTTCTACTTCGCCACCCTGCGCTTCGGCATCATCGAGAGCACCGGCGGCGTGGGCGCGGACCTGCACTTCCTGAAGGACACGCTGCACCTCCAGATGGACGCGTTCAACTTCTCCGTCGCCGAGCTGCGCTACCCCCGCGTGCGCACCACCCTGCGGGCGCAGGCCTTCGATCACCTCTTCGTCTCGGCCGGCGTGGACGACCTGCTCAACGCCCCCCAGCGTGACCTGACCACCCAGCGGCTCATCGCGGGCCGCGACTTCTTCTTCGGCGGCGGCCTCTTCTTCACCGACGACGACCTCAAGGCCCTGCTGCCCTCCGCGCCCAAGCCCTGA
- a CDS encoding PfkB family carbohydrate kinase: MSLLVVGSVALDSLETPFGQKEDALGGSATYFSTSASFFSPVQVVAVVGEDFPEQHLTFLKGRGIDLEGVTREPGKTFRWKGKYGYQLNEAQTLDTQLNVFERFSPKLPESYRGAPFVFLGNIHPELQGQVLDQVRNPKLVAADTMNFWIQGSRAALLKTLARVNLLFVNDAEARQLAGEHNVVKAARAILQMGPQRVVIKRGEYGALLFDREHIFACPAYPLAEVFDPTGAGDTFAGGFMGTVATVGNLQPETLRRAMVTGSVMASFTVERFSLERLREVTRPEIHARFADFKKLTHFEDLGPL, translated from the coding sequence ATGTCACTGCTCGTCGTCGGCTCGGTTGCGCTGGATTCCCTGGAGACCCCCTTCGGCCAGAAGGAGGACGCGCTGGGCGGCTCCGCCACCTACTTCTCCACCTCGGCCTCGTTCTTCTCGCCGGTGCAGGTGGTGGCGGTGGTGGGGGAGGACTTCCCCGAGCAGCACCTCACCTTCCTCAAGGGTCGCGGCATCGACCTCGAGGGCGTGACGCGCGAGCCGGGCAAGACCTTCCGCTGGAAGGGCAAGTACGGCTACCAGCTCAACGAGGCGCAGACGCTGGACACCCAGCTCAACGTCTTCGAGCGCTTCAGCCCCAAGCTCCCCGAGAGCTACCGCGGCGCGCCCTTCGTGTTCCTCGGCAACATCCACCCCGAGCTGCAGGGGCAGGTGCTGGACCAGGTGCGCAACCCGAAGCTGGTCGCCGCGGACACCATGAACTTCTGGATCCAGGGCAGCCGCGCCGCCCTGCTCAAGACGCTCGCGCGGGTGAACCTGCTCTTCGTCAACGACGCCGAGGCGCGCCAGCTCGCCGGCGAGCACAACGTGGTGAAGGCGGCGCGCGCCATCCTCCAGATGGGCCCCCAGCGCGTGGTCATCAAGCGCGGCGAGTACGGCGCGCTGCTCTTCGACCGCGAGCACATCTTCGCCTGCCCGGCCTATCCGCTCGCCGAGGTCTTCGATCCCACGGGCGCCGGGGACACCTTCGCCGGCGGCTTCATGGGCACCGTGGCCACCGTGGGCAACCTGCAGCCGGAGACGCTGCGGCGCGCCATGGTCACCGGCAGCGTGATGGCCTCCTTCACCGTGGAGCGCTTCAGCCTCGAGCGCCTGCGCGAGGTGACCCGCCCGGAGATCCACGCCCGCTTCGCAGATTTCAAGAAGCTCACCCATTTCGAGGATCTGGGCCCGCTGTAG
- a CDS encoding TIGR02266 family protein codes for MDGNRRHKRIPSRLRCWCEGDNVTFYARVGDLSEGGLFLRTSTPLARGSRTLVRLHGEDRHELRAEATVIWARSEESSAAQGGEQAGPPGMGLQFAELAPPALEHLRRILAQEQRGTGALD; via the coding sequence TTGGACGGAAACCGTAGGCACAAGCGAATCCCCTCCCGACTGCGCTGCTGGTGCGAAGGCGACAACGTCACCTTCTACGCACGGGTGGGGGACCTGAGCGAAGGCGGCCTCTTCCTGCGCACCAGCACCCCGCTCGCGCGCGGCAGCCGCACCCTGGTGCGGCTGCACGGCGAGGACCGGCACGAGCTGCGGGCCGAGGCCACGGTCATCTGGGCCCGCAGCGAGGAGTCCTCCGCAGCGCAAGGCGGGGAGCAGGCGGGGCCGCCCGGAATGGGGCTGCAGTTCGCCGAGCTCGCTCCGCCCGCTCTCGAACACCTGCGCCGCATCCTCGCGCAGGAGCAGCGCGGCACTGGCGCGCTCGACTAG
- a CDS encoding metallophosphoesterase: MRIAIISDIHSNIEALTEVLRVAEEQRVDRIVSLGDTVGYGASPNPCCDLVRSVAEVTLLGNHDAAVAGRMDYSFYYDAARHALDWSASVLSDENLAWLRSLPYTYRLGDVGFCHGSPVEPQAYEYIFALEQARELTAHVADLPEVTFIGHSHLCKAFAIGNGEVNDVVAQKFGIRRGYKYLISVGSVGQPRDYDNRACFVICDTGARTVEYLRVEYDIDAAAQKIYDADLALNFGKRLYLGV; the protein is encoded by the coding sequence ATGCGCATCGCGATCATCAGCGACATCCACTCCAACATCGAGGCCCTCACCGAGGTGCTGCGCGTGGCGGAGGAGCAGCGCGTGGACCGCATCGTCTCGCTCGGGGACACGGTGGGCTACGGCGCCTCGCCCAACCCCTGCTGCGACCTGGTGCGCTCGGTGGCCGAGGTCACGCTGCTGGGCAACCACGACGCCGCGGTGGCCGGGCGCATGGACTACTCGTTCTACTACGACGCCGCCCGCCACGCGCTGGACTGGAGCGCCAGCGTGCTCAGCGACGAGAACCTCGCGTGGCTGCGCAGCCTCCCGTACACCTACCGGCTCGGCGACGTGGGCTTCTGCCACGGCTCTCCCGTGGAGCCGCAGGCCTACGAGTACATCTTCGCGCTCGAGCAGGCGCGCGAGCTCACGGCGCACGTGGCGGACCTGCCCGAGGTCACCTTCATCGGCCACAGCCACCTGTGTAAGGCCTTCGCCATCGGCAACGGCGAGGTGAACGACGTGGTGGCCCAGAAGTTCGGCATCCGCCGCGGCTACAAGTACCTCATCTCGGTGGGCAGCGTGGGGCAGCCGCGCGACTACGACAACCGCGCGTGCTTCGTCATCTGCGACACCGGCGCGCGCACGGTCGAGTACCTGCGCGTGGAGTACGACATCGACGCGGCGGCGCAGAAGATCTACGACGCGGACCTGGCGCTGAACTTCGGCAAGCGCCTCTACCTCGGGGTCTGA
- the asd gene encoding archaetidylserine decarboxylase (Phosphatidylserine decarboxylase is synthesized as a single chain precursor. Generation of the pyruvoyl active site from a Ser is coupled to cleavage of a Gly-Ser bond between the larger (beta) and smaller (alpha chains). It is an integral membrane protein.) codes for MNEQTFMKLMQLLPKSAVSTAVGLATRLPAPAPVHRMAIKAFAKRYNVNLEEAEHEVARYPTFAEFFTRGLKPGLRPIEGGEKVVVSPVDGAVSQVGYSENGECLQAKGINYSVDQLLGDPEAARSFHGGAWTTIYLSPRDYHRIHAPLGGQIEGYSYIPGEFWPVNPASVKTKQALFCVNERLVTYLRGTPAGRVAVVKVGATCVSRIKASYDDVLTHTGKPGKEHTYPQPMAVEKGGELGRFEMGSTVILLFEPGRVRWSESLQPESVVRLGQKIGEVL; via the coding sequence ATGAACGAACAGACCTTCATGAAGCTGATGCAGCTGCTGCCCAAGTCCGCGGTCTCCACCGCGGTGGGGCTCGCCACCCGCCTGCCCGCGCCCGCGCCGGTGCACCGCATGGCGATCAAGGCCTTCGCCAAGCGCTACAACGTGAACCTCGAGGAGGCCGAGCACGAGGTGGCGCGCTACCCCACCTTCGCGGAGTTCTTCACCCGCGGGCTCAAGCCGGGGCTGCGCCCCATCGAGGGGGGCGAGAAGGTGGTGGTGTCCCCGGTGGACGGCGCCGTCTCGCAGGTGGGCTACTCGGAGAACGGGGAGTGCCTGCAGGCGAAGGGCATCAACTACTCGGTGGATCAGCTGCTCGGTGACCCTGAGGCCGCGCGCTCCTTCCACGGCGGTGCGTGGACCACCATCTACCTGTCCCCGCGCGACTACCACCGCATCCACGCGCCGCTGGGCGGGCAGATCGAGGGCTACTCGTACATCCCCGGCGAGTTCTGGCCGGTGAACCCCGCCTCGGTGAAGACCAAGCAGGCCCTGTTCTGCGTGAACGAGCGGCTCGTCACCTACCTGCGCGGCACGCCCGCGGGCCGCGTCGCCGTGGTGAAGGTGGGCGCCACCTGCGTGAGCCGCATCAAGGCCTCCTACGACGACGTGCTCACCCACACCGGCAAGCCCGGCAAGGAGCACACGTACCCGCAGCCCATGGCGGTGGAGAAGGGCGGCGAGCTGGGGCGCTTCGAGATGGGCTCCACCGTCATCCTGCTCTTCGAGCCGGGCCGGGTGCGCTGGAGCGAGAGCCTGCAGCCCGAGAGCGTGGTGCGGCTGGGCCAGAAGATCGGAGAGGTGCTGTGA
- the hisS gene encoding histidine--tRNA ligase: MSQKVSGVKGMNDLLPGDTELWQHVERTARDVFTRFGYGEVRTPVLEDTALFVRTVGEATDIVGKEMYTFEDKGGRSLSLRPEGTAPAARAYIEHSVGNQEPVTRWFYMGPMFRYERMKTGRYRQFFQLGAEAYGVKEPAQDVEMIDLVVQFLEALGLQDISLNINSLGDDACRPQYQAKLVEHLQAHRAELCEDCQGRLERNPLRVLDCKNPRCQEIARAAPDILQFLCEPCATHFAEVRRKLDVLGVKYVVNPQMVRGLDYYTRTTLEFIAAHPSLGTASTVGGGGRYDKLVKSLGGPDVPGVGFALGLDRLVLLLKEAGQKFATPPDLFLAVADEGSHDAAFLLASQLRRQGLRVEFDTRGGSLKSQMKRADKTGARFALVLGEAERTSGQAQLKPMAGGDPKPVSLASVAEALRAAR; the protein is encoded by the coding sequence GTGAGCCAGAAGGTCAGTGGCGTGAAGGGGATGAACGATCTGCTGCCGGGCGACACCGAGCTCTGGCAGCACGTCGAGCGCACCGCGCGCGACGTGTTCACCCGCTTCGGCTACGGCGAGGTGCGCACCCCCGTGCTGGAGGACACCGCGCTCTTCGTGCGCACGGTGGGCGAGGCCACCGACATCGTGGGCAAGGAGATGTACACCTTCGAGGACAAGGGCGGGCGCAGCCTGTCCCTGCGTCCCGAGGGCACGGCCCCGGCCGCGCGCGCGTACATCGAGCACTCGGTGGGCAACCAGGAGCCCGTCACCCGCTGGTTCTACATGGGGCCGATGTTCCGCTACGAGCGCATGAAGACCGGGCGCTACCGCCAGTTCTTCCAGCTCGGCGCCGAGGCCTACGGGGTGAAGGAGCCCGCCCAGGACGTCGAGATGATCGACCTGGTGGTGCAGTTCCTCGAGGCGCTGGGGCTTCAGGACATCTCGCTCAACATCAACTCGCTGGGCGACGACGCGTGCCGCCCGCAGTACCAGGCGAAGCTGGTGGAGCACCTGCAGGCGCACCGCGCCGAGCTGTGCGAGGACTGCCAGGGGCGCCTCGAGCGCAACCCGCTGCGCGTGCTCGACTGCAAGAACCCGCGCTGCCAGGAGATCGCGCGCGCCGCGCCGGACATCCTCCAGTTCCTCTGCGAGCCCTGCGCGACCCACTTCGCCGAGGTGCGCCGCAAGCTGGACGTGCTCGGCGTGAAGTACGTGGTCAACCCGCAGATGGTGCGCGGCCTGGACTACTACACGCGCACCACGCTCGAGTTCATCGCGGCGCACCCCTCGCTGGGCACCGCGAGCACGGTGGGCGGCGGCGGCCGCTACGACAAGCTGGTGAAGAGCCTGGGCGGACCGGACGTGCCCGGCGTGGGCTTCGCGCTGGGGCTCGATCGCCTCGTGCTCCTGCTCAAGGAGGCGGGCCAGAAGTTCGCGACCCCGCCGGACCTCTTCCTCGCCGTCGCGGACGAGGGCTCGCACGACGCGGCCTTCCTCCTGGCGAGCCAGCTGCGGCGCCAGGGGCTGCGGGTCGAGTTCGACACCCGCGGCGGCAGCCTCAAGAGCCAGATGAAGCGCGCGGACAAGACGGGTGCGCGCTTCGCCCTCGTGCTGGGCGAGGCCGAGCGCACCAGCGGCCAGGCCCAGCTCAAGCCCATGGCGGGCGGGGACCCGAAGCCGGTGAGCCTCGCCTCCGTGGCCGAGGCCCTGCGCGCGGCACGCTAG
- a CDS encoding peroxiredoxin yields MRAQAWVGMAAALLLGAAHARAQEPLPAEGRPAPAFRLPVYNADAAGAGVVGLERYVGPEAQDKDTRLVLLSFMASFCQPCKKELPYLQSLHARYREQGLRVVMVSIDSEPSGQKLMDELLREHHVTFPVLKDRFNLVARRWLGQQSPLPSLFLVRPDGTVLRVHRGYDEKTSRLLAEEVAAALGSARPVAAGTAP; encoded by the coding sequence ATGCGAGCACAGGCATGGGTGGGGATGGCGGCGGCGCTGCTCCTGGGCGCAGCGCACGCGCGGGCGCAGGAGCCCCTTCCGGCAGAGGGCCGGCCGGCGCCCGCCTTCCGACTCCCCGTGTACAACGCGGACGCCGCGGGGGCCGGGGTGGTGGGGCTCGAGCGCTACGTGGGCCCGGAGGCGCAGGACAAGGACACGCGCCTGGTGCTGCTCTCGTTCATGGCCAGCTTCTGCCAGCCCTGCAAGAAGGAGCTGCCCTATCTCCAGTCCCTGCACGCGCGCTACCGCGAGCAGGGCCTGCGCGTGGTGATGGTGTCCATCGACTCGGAGCCCTCGGGCCAGAAGTTGATGGACGAGCTCCTCCGCGAGCACCACGTCACGTTCCCCGTGCTCAAGGATCGCTTCAACCTCGTGGCGCGCCGCTGGCTCGGGCAGCAGAGCCCCTTGCCCTCGCTGTTCCTCGTGCGCCCGGACGGCACCGTGCTGCGCGTGCACCGCGGCTACGACGAAAAGACCTCGCGCCTGCTCGCCGAAGAGGTGGCGGCGGCGCTCGGCTCGGCGCGGCCCGTGGCGGCCGGCACGGCCCCCTGA
- the miaA gene encoding tRNA (adenosine(37)-N6)-dimethylallyltransferase MiaA, with translation MAAPSSSDGVGPPLTVIAGPTASGKSALALALAERTGAEIISADSQQVYRHFDIGTAKPSAQELAQVPHHLVSVVEPLEPFSAAEFQRRADEAIRQVRARGRPVLVVGGTGLYLRVLLHGVVEAPGALPALRAELEAVAAAQGRAEVHRRLAEVDPESAAQLSPNDLVRTVRALEIHAATGRPASEFRRAHAFTQDRYAYRLAVLEPPREALYATIDARTRAMFERGLLEEVEALLARGYADAAPMRSVGYVQARAVVEGRLSREQGMADAAQETRRYAKRQLTWFRKERGARFLAPPFTPERLEAALAEGAG, from the coding sequence GTGGCGGCTCCCTCCTCATCGGACGGTGTCGGGCCACCGCTCACGGTGATCGCCGGGCCCACGGCCTCGGGCAAGAGCGCGCTCGCTCTCGCGCTCGCCGAGCGCACGGGCGCGGAGATCATCAGCGCCGACTCGCAGCAGGTGTACCGCCACTTCGACATCGGCACCGCGAAGCCCTCCGCGCAGGAGCTCGCGCAGGTGCCGCACCACCTGGTGTCCGTGGTGGAGCCGCTCGAGCCCTTCTCCGCGGCCGAGTTCCAGCGCCGTGCGGACGAGGCCATCCGGCAGGTGCGTGCGCGCGGCCGTCCGGTGCTGGTGGTGGGCGGCACGGGGCTTTACCTGCGCGTGCTGCTGCACGGGGTGGTGGAGGCGCCGGGCGCGCTGCCCGCCCTGCGCGCCGAGCTGGAGGCGGTGGCGGCGGCGCAGGGCCGCGCCGAGGTGCATCGGCGGCTCGCCGAGGTGGACCCCGAGTCCGCCGCCCAGCTCTCGCCGAACGACCTGGTGCGCACGGTGCGCGCGCTGGAGATCCACGCGGCCACCGGGCGCCCGGCCTCGGAGTTCCGGCGCGCGCATGCCTTCACGCAGGACCGCTATGCGTACAGGCTCGCGGTGCTCGAGCCCCCGCGCGAGGCGCTGTACGCCACCATCGACGCGCGCACCCGCGCCATGTTCGAGCGCGGCCTGCTCGAGGAGGTGGAGGCGCTGCTCGCGCGCGGCTACGCGGACGCGGCGCCCATGCGCAGCGTGGGCTACGTGCAGGCGCGCGCGGTGGTGGAGGGGCGCCTCAGCCGCGAGCAGGGGATGGCGGACGCCGCCCAGGAGACGCGCCGCTACGCGAAGCGGCAGCTGACCTGGTTTCGCAAGGAGCGCGGCGCGCGCTTCCTCGCGCCGCCCTTCACGCCGGAGCGGCTCGAGGCGGCCCTCGCGGAGGGGGCGGGCTGA
- a CDS encoding two-component system response regulator translates to MDAAGRLTSGSRVAIIGGGVAGAGLAAALLFNGRARGCALDVRVYDGGSPDAVAPPALLTPECRSRLAALGCRMPPEWRALELRGIEVHAQGRNELLPAPPGGLWVVDGWPQGTGGMARVREALATAAAAQGARFVTRRVERVERQAPAPDAPAAVKSSGGLVVRAQGSGERFHAVALASGAGANLGDAFFPGFRGAPTMPAVQARLRWDALRRNVGRSLVARLWIAPLPGVEGLFLLPAAGSVYALAYGPAVQPADLCQALMMAARDGLVDEGFELAALETTRLPYGPGHTLVAPGQLAVGAAALGHPLQVGLSETLASCSRAAVALLDAGLDAARLERRYVREGLGDLLEDVTAGARSLAWLRRAGARAPAGFLEARRRAPTTGVYGGGILGLPSPTPHTLLTAARWAGLRELVGGWLRSSVEPAPATIPTLEPDLYYIVDDDADAREAMTQLLESTGATVVAFADELALYSAVARRPPTAILLDVVLHWVDGLRLCEGLKRHPLTRDTRVFVMSGLNRPHVRQRALEAGAEAFLVKPVDPQRLLRVVTGRETAETLPLAAGGPLAAAGAESRAAS, encoded by the coding sequence ATGGATGCGGCGGGCAGGCTGACCAGCGGTTCGAGGGTGGCGATCATCGGCGGAGGCGTGGCGGGCGCGGGGCTCGCGGCGGCGCTGCTCTTCAACGGCCGCGCGCGCGGCTGCGCGCTGGACGTGCGCGTCTACGACGGCGGGAGCCCGGACGCCGTGGCGCCCCCGGCGCTGCTCACCCCGGAGTGCCGCTCGCGCCTCGCCGCGCTCGGCTGCCGCATGCCGCCCGAGTGGCGCGCGCTGGAGCTGCGCGGCATCGAGGTCCACGCCCAGGGCCGCAACGAGCTGCTGCCCGCGCCTCCCGGAGGCCTCTGGGTGGTGGACGGCTGGCCCCAGGGCACCGGCGGGATGGCGCGCGTGCGCGAGGCACTCGCCACGGCCGCTGCGGCACAGGGCGCCCGCTTCGTCACGCGCCGGGTGGAGCGCGTGGAGCGCCAGGCGCCCGCGCCCGACGCCCCGGCCGCCGTGAAGAGCAGCGGCGGCCTCGTGGTGCGCGCGCAGGGCAGCGGCGAGCGCTTCCACGCGGTGGCACTCGCCTCGGGCGCGGGGGCCAACCTCGGCGACGCCTTCTTCCCGGGCTTCCGCGGCGCGCCCACGATGCCGGCGGTGCAGGCGCGGCTGCGCTGGGATGCGCTGCGCCGCAACGTGGGGCGCAGCCTCGTCGCGCGGCTGTGGATCGCCCCGCTTCCCGGCGTGGAGGGGCTGTTCCTGCTGCCCGCCGCGGGCTCCGTGTACGCGCTCGCGTACGGGCCCGCCGTGCAGCCGGCCGACCTGTGCCAGGCGCTGATGATGGCCGCGCGCGACGGGCTGGTGGACGAGGGCTTCGAGCTCGCGGCGCTGGAGACCACCCGCCTTCCCTACGGCCCCGGGCACACGCTCGTCGCGCCCGGGCAGCTCGCGGTGGGTGCCGCGGCGCTCGGGCATCCGCTGCAGGTGGGGCTCAGCGAGACGCTCGCGAGCTGCAGCCGCGCCGCCGTGGCGCTGCTGGATGCGGGCCTGGACGCCGCGCGCCTCGAGCGCCGCTACGTGCGCGAGGGGCTGGGAGACCTGCTCGAGGACGTCACCGCGGGCGCGCGCTCGCTCGCGTGGCTGCGGCGCGCCGGAGCCCGCGCGCCCGCAGGCTTCCTCGAGGCGCGCCGCCGCGCGCCCACCACGGGCGTCTACGGCGGGGGCATCCTGGGTCTTCCCTCCCCCACGCCGCACACGCTGCTCACCGCCGCGCGCTGGGCGGGCCTGCGGGAGCTGGTCGGAGGCTGGCTGCGCAGCTCGGTGGAGCCCGCGCCCGCCACCATCCCCACCCTGGAGCCGGACCTCTACTACATCGTGGACGACGACGCGGACGCTCGCGAGGCGATGACGCAGCTGCTCGAGTCCACCGGAGCCACCGTCGTGGCCTTCGCGGACGAGCTCGCGCTCTACAGCGCGGTGGCCCGCCGTCCGCCCACCGCCATCCTCCTGGACGTGGTGCTGCACTGGGTGGACGGCCTGCGCCTGTGCGAGGGCCTCAAGCGTCACCCCCTCACGCGCGACACCCGCGTCTTCGTGATGAGCGGCCTCAACCGCCCGCACGTGCGCCAGCGCGCACTCGAGGCCGGAGCAGAGGCCTTCCTGGTGAAGCCCGTGGACCCGCAGCGCCTGCTGCGCGTCGTCACCGGGCGCGAGACCGCGGAGACGCTGCCGCTCGCCGCGGGGGGGCCGCTCGCGGCCGCTGGCGCGGAGAGCCGCGCCGCATCCTGA